TTTAAAAGCAAATCAAGGGATGGCCGGAAAAGAACTTGGAGAGAAAACAATTAACTTAAAATAAACGTCGATGTTACGGTACCAACTTAAAAATCGGCACAACAATCACTACATCCATGATTGTTATGCCGATTTTTTATATGTTCAAAAAAATAATCTTTAGACATCGCTTAAAAAGGGCTTCATTCGCAAAAATGTGTTTTCTTCTCGAATAAATTGATTGATTTGTGGTACTAATCTTTTAAAGTGCTCTGATTCAACATGGTTGTTCAAAGCCTCCTCATCTGGCCATTCTTCAATGAAAATAAAATGACCAGGATCCGTTTGATCAATGAATAAATCGTATGCGATACATTGTGGTTCATTTTTAGTTTTTTCTACTAATTCTTTATATAAAGGCATTACTTTTGAAATGTATTCCACTTTAATATAATCTTCCGCAATCAATTTTAGCACCTGATTTTCCCCTACTTTCTTCAATAATGATTTTTGAGTAAAATGAAAAATTTTAGTAACCTTGTTCTATTACCTATTCAATCAAACGTATGAACGCTTTCATTCGTGTTTGTATACAAATAAATAGTTTTCAAATATAAAGCCTGATAAACAGTTGGAGCAGAAGCAGCTCCTTTAGAGTTACTTCTGCTCTCAACCTTATTCAGGTGTCCCAATCAAAGCAATATAGCTATCTATGTTAACGATGCGCATGTGTTTTACGTCAAATTGACCTCTACTATTATAGTTTCCTTTTACCTCGATTTCATATTGGTGCATCGGTAACGATAAAACGTACTTGGCAAATGGTTTATTTCTGATTACACAATTAATACAGATATCATTTTCCCAAATTAACATTCCCGTTATAGCATACGGCTTTTCTTTAAACACCTTGATATGGGTTAGTAATCCTATGTGAGTATCCATATCTTTATGATACACGAATTTTTTTCAATGTCTACTCTCATGTTTCTACAAATTCATATTACAGCCTAAATCTAAATACTTTTTCTATCTCTTTTGCTATTTTAAGCAAAATAAAAAGGCCTAGCAGCCTTGGCAACTCAGTTATTCAATTCAGACACATGGCGGCACCTACTTAGTGCTGCTTCCTTCCGGATCTGACACGCTTCGTAAGCCCACCATTGTCCTAGCCTTTCGGCAAGATTTAGTATACCGCATTTTTTGCCACTTGGCTAGTCTTTCTTTTGTTTTTTTAAAACTTTCTTCTCATCCCGAAGTTTTCGGAAGAAATTTGAGAGCAACGTACCGCATTCCTGTTCCAAAATGCCAGATTCTACATATGCTACGTGATTGAAACGCTCATCTTTCAATAAATTCATCAGTGTTCCAGCTGTGCCGCCTTTTGGATCTTTCGCTCCATAATAAACCTCATTGACTCTAGACAGGATCATCGCACCACTACACATCGGGCATGGCTCTAATGTGACAAACAATTGCGCTCTTTCTAAACGCCAATTTTCAATAGTCGCACAGGCTTGTTTGATCGCAAACATTTCAGCGTGTGCTGTTGCATCTTGGCTTTGCTCCCTGAGGTTGTGTCCGCGGCCAATAATTTTCCCGTCTAAAACAACGATTGCCCCAATCGGCACTTCTTTGATTGCTTCAGCTTTTTTAGCTTCGTTAACAGCCTCCAGCATAAACGCTTCTTTTTCTTCTATAGTTAGATTACTCATCTTTTCATTCAAGCGATTTCCGCCTCTCGTTCTTTATCCTTTTGTCTTATTCATGGTACAATAAACAAGTGAGGTGTGTCTATGACTATTGAAGAATTAATCAAATTATATCCTACTGGAAAAGTCCAACAAACAAAAGCAGGCAATAACGCTCTTTCATTGCCGATCGCTGGAAGTTATTTTATTATTGCAAAAGACTCATTAAAAGAAACTGAAATTCGTTTGTTACAACAACTATTCCCTGAGAAAAAATATCCTATCAATCAAAACAAACATCCTTGGTTTGATTACTTGTTCAATCAAGCAGCTATCGACATTGAAGGAACATTCCGTATCCTGCAGTTTCAACTCAAAAAACCAAAGGAATTTTTACAAACAGAATGGGAAAATAGCATCAAGGAAATTTTCCCAGAGCTCTGCGACTTCTTTTTTATCAGCGAAAATGATGGCGCTTTAATCGAGCGCTATAGCAAAAATCATTATGCATTAGAAGAGTTGGAAAGTATTTTTTTGACATTGGATGCAGATTTTGATTCTTCCACAGTCGTTTTTGTTGGCAGTTTTTTTCCTGTTAATGAACTTTTATATAAACTCTTTCAAGAAGAGCAGCAGATTTTTAAAACAGAGGCAGATACTCTTCGTGGTAAATCAACTTTTTCGCTAACAGATGTTGCCTTACATTATTTTACAAAAGATGCTATGGAAAAAAGTTTGATCATTCAAACATTTGGCAAACAGCTCATTTTAACAAATGAAATACAAAAGATCATCCTTTCTCTTTGGCGTAATCAGGGAAATATTAGCTCAGCGGCTAAAGATTTATACATGCACCGCAATACACTTCATTATCGTTTGGAGAAATTTTACGAACAAACCGGTCTCTCCTTAAAACGGATGGACGATCTTGTATTTTGTTATTTACTGATCACGAAATAAAAAAAGGGGCTAAGACACAACTCTTCGAGTTATGTCTTAGCCCCTTAAAAGTCGAATATTCATAGTAAGGACTACATTTTACATCATTTCTTCAACAAAACTAGCTAAACGATCTTTTAAATTTTCAGTATTGTCTTTCAAAGATTCCCCATAAGAGGAGATTTTTTTTCTGCCATCTTTGACTTTACCTAAAACGTTCATCATAGAATCAAGCTCGTCATCAGATAAATCATCAACAATTCCAAGTAATTTTTCATTACCGCCAAATTTATCATTTACGAATTTTTTCGCTTTAAAACGATTTGATACATGATAAACCTTTTTAACGATTTTCTCAGACGCAATGACTGCTACTGAAACGCTTGCCACCGCAGCAATACTTAAACCAATACTAATTTTTGTAGATGTTTTCATTCTTTTCAGCCTCCTCATATTATCTAATCTTATGATACCATACTCTTAAAAATTGAGGTAATAAAACAAAAGCTCAAGGTTTTTAATCCCGGCGATTATTGCCACCAAATAAAATAATTAAACGAAGTAATTGTAAAAATGTAGCCAAAGCTGCTGCGACATACGTCAACGCTGCTGCAAATAAAACTTTTCTGGCCATCGGTACTTCTTCTTCTGTCAAAATATTGCCGTCTGACAAAATTTTCAATGCTCTCCGTGACGCATTGAACTCCACTGGTAGAGTCACTAATTGGAACAGCAACGCCAATGAAAAAGCTAATATGCCAATATTGATCAATGTTTGGTTCCAGCTAAGTAGCACACCGACTAAAATAATCGGAAATGACAACGCAGAGCCAAAATTAGCGACAGGAACGATCGCCGCTCTAATTTTTAAAGGGCTATATCCAGTATGATCTTGAACTGCATGTCCACACTCATGTGCAGCAACGCCAATAGCTGCAACGGATGTCGACTGCGCTGTTGCTTCTGATAAACTCAGCATCTTATTGCCAGAATTATAATTATCAGTCAAATCACCAGCAATTTGCTGAACGCCAACGTTGTTGATCTGTTCTTTTTCCAATATATATTGGGCTGCTTTTGTCCCTGTCACATTGTTGCGACTTTGAATTTTGTCATATTTTTTAAAGGTGCTATTTACATAAGCAGATGCTGCTAATGAAATCAACAACCCCGCAATTACTAAAATGTATGTTGGATCGAATACTGCATAAAAAGGCATCATTTTCTCTTCCCCCTATTCTTTTCTATATTGTATCATGAGTTTCTAAAAAAAGTATAACTATAACTTGACGATTTTATGAACTCTAACAAATGTTCCTTCTAACAAAACTGTCACATTATTTTAAGTTATTTCAATGGCATCTGTATTAAAAAAAAGGCATACTATATTTAAGAGGTGATGATATTGAAAAAACTATTGCTTTTGATTTTGCCATTCGTACTTTTAACAGCAGGTATTTTGTTTGGTTATAATTACTACTTCGGCGGCAAAGATTTCTATACTCGAGTCGGTGAACCAACCGAAATAAAAACGGGCATATTTTCAAATGGTGAAAAATACACGGAATACGACTATAAACAAGCCGTTTTTAATAAAAAAGGGGAAAAAGATATTCAAATACTGAGAGAAATTAGAGCTAACCCTCTACGAATTAATGCGTATTTAAAATTAAAAATAAATCCGAGAAAAGGCGTACTCAGTTGGGAAGAAATCCCTGAAAAAGAGATTCCTAAAAAAGCCCTCGAACAGCTAACCGGTCAATAATATAACATAAAGAGCCTCAAACAAAACCGATGTTTAGTTTTGTTTGAGGCTCTTTGATTCAGTGAAAAATAACTTTTCCACTCTAATTCTCATGCTTACATCATTTTATTTTTTTGTGTTTACAACTGATTGCTGATTTTTTCAATATTTTTCAATACAATAGAAACTGTGCCATCTGGATTATTAACAAATTCGATTAGATCTCCATTGCGATAAACTTCAAGCGGTACAATCAACTCAATACCATTGCTCATTTTTAATTTTTGTTTACCAAATTTTTTCTCTGAAATTTCTCTTGCTTCACGAACTGGCGGTGTTTTATCAACAAATTTTGATTCATTGACCTCTTCTTGATACGCCATCCGTGCTGAAACATTTTCCTTAAAAACCAGTTCAGCGACTTGTTCATTATCAATCGTTCCAGTTTCCTCGATACTTTCATAAACCGCTTCTTTAACAGAAGCAATTAGTTCAAACTCATCTTCATTGAACTTTTTACCGATGCGTTTCACTGCTTTTTTGATTTCTTTCATGTTTTCTTCAATAGAAGGAGCCGGCTGTGACTCAATCACTTTTTCAGAAAAATACCAGACTTTTTCCCCAGAGAACTCATAGCGTTTTTCTAACAACTCATACGCTAATGTATCTAAATTAACCGTCATTCCTTCATCTGGTTTTTGTGATTTAGACGGCAGAATTGCCCGATTGATGATCAGCTTATTGTAGACTGCATCCTCTTCATAGTCCACATAATGTGTGTAGCTTTCTTTGTAATTCAACTTAATCATTGCTAAATGCATCACTGTATCTAGCTCATACAAAATAAAAAGAACATCCGCACTCGGCGCATCCTCACTACCTGAATAAACATCATACCAATGCTGAGCTAATTGCTGACTTTTTTGAACAAAGTCATTGGGAATCCCACGCATCTTATCAACAAATGCGCTTTCTTCCGCTAAAATACCTGTTTTAGTTTGCGCAGTCGAGAGCTTTGTAATTTTGCTTGTAAGATAAACACGAATATACTCAGTTGTTAAATCTAGCTCTTTCGCCGAAAACACTGGCGTTCCAGTTTCACGATCAATAATGTGTAAAATTGCACTTTTTAAATAAATATCCATCTATCATTCTCCCTTTTCTTAAACCCTATTTAGTCTACCCGAAAGAACCAAAAAAGCCAACTATTATTATTATCATAAAAGCGGTATGAACCGATCAGCTCTTATGAAAATTAGGAAGCTGAATGTGGAATGCTTTTTATTCCATATGAAGTTTATCTATTTTCCTGAAGAGTTGGTTCATGTAGCTAGATCATAAAAGCGTAATGAACCGATCAGCTCTTATGAAAATTAGGAAGCTGAATGTGGAATGCTTTTTATTCCATATGAAGTTTATCTATTTTCCTGAAGAGTTGGTTCATGTAGCTAGATCATAAGAAGCGGTATGAACTGATCAGCTCTCTTAAAATTACTTTGTGCAGCAAAAAAAACAAGGCCAACAGTTACTGCCTTGTTTTAGTGAATTTTTATCCTTCTTAGTTTTCTTCAACAAATAATTTTCCAGTTGCTTCATCAACAGGATCAAGCTTATTGAAAATCCCTTTTGTTCTGAAGATGTACGTTAAAATAAATGGCACAATAACGGCTATCAACATCGCTCCGAAAAACGGTAGATAATATTGGGGAACAATAGATAAAATCCCCGGCAAGCCGCCAACACCAATGCTGATTGCTTTGACATCAAATAGTGTCGCGAATAATCCAGCACATGCTGAACCGATCATCCCTGCAACAAACGGGTAGATATACTTCAAGTTGATACCAAACATCGCAGGTTCGGTTACACCTAAGTAACAAGAAATCATTGCTGGAATGGAGACTTGCTCTTCCTCTTTATTTCCTCTATGCATAAAGACAACAGCTAGAACAGCCGATCCTTGCGCAATATTAGACAATGCAATCATCGGCCACAGATTAGTGGAATGGAAATCAGCAATCAATTGTAGGTCGATTGCATTAGTCATATGATGCAGACCAGTAATAACTAGTGGTGCGTACATAAAACCGAACACTGCTCCAAACAACCAATTTAGTGAAGAGGTTAAACCAGCATTGACAATATCTGATATCCAGCTGCCGATCGTCCAGCCAATTGGTCCTAAGATCACGTGAGCAGCAATCACAGTTGGCACTAAAGCGAATAGTGGAACAAAAATCATCGAGACCGCTTGCGGTATTACTTTTCTGAAAAAGATTTCTAAATATGCTAGTAAAAACCCTGCCAGCATTGCCGGAATAACTTGTGCTTGATAGCCAATCATATTCACTTGAGCAAAACCAAAATCCCAAAACGGAATATCAGCTGCAGCTGTACTCGCTACAGAATAAGCATTTAATAATTGCGGTGATACTAATGTGATCCCTAAAACAATACCAAGAATTTGTGTTGTGCCCATTTTTTTAGTGATACTCCAAGTAATACCTACTGGTAAAAACTGGAAGATAGCTTCACCGATTAACCATAAAAATGAGTTCACGCCATTCCAAAATTGAGAGACTTCAACAATTTTTTGTCCATCCAAAAAGCCAAATGGGATCCCTTCCAATACATTGCGGAACCCTAAGATCAACCCACCAATTACTAATGCGGGAATCAACGGTGTAAAAATCTCTGCTAACACCGAAATTGCACGTTGGACAGGGTTTAAATTTTGTTTGGCCGCAGCTTTCCCTTGCTCTTTGGAAACGCCTTCAAGTCCAGATATAGCAGAAAACTCGTTATAAAATTGTGGTACTTCATTTCCTATAATGACTTGAAATTGCCCAGCATTTGTAAACGTCCCTTTGACAGAAGGAATTTTCTCAATCGCTGCAGTATCAGCTTTATTTGGATCATTAAGTACAAAGCGCATTCGCGTTGCACAATGTGAAACTGCTGCAATATTTTCTTTTCCTCCTACATCCTCTAACAGTTTTTTTGCATCTTCTTGAAACTTACCCATTTCCTTTGCTCCTCTCAAGTAACTTGTATATACAATTTATCTGTATTTGTATAATACTTTATTATTCGATTTTTTACAAGCGTTTTCTTTTTAAACAATAAATTTCTTTTACGCTATGGTTTCGCTCAACCAAAAACACTTTTTCAAATTAGTGGCATTTATTCCATAAAATGGTAAACTTGGATGTATCAAATAAAATAAAAAACTGTTTTATGACAGTTTTTAACCGAGGAAACGATGAAAAAAAATAAACTTGCTGTAAAATTAAAAAAACAATTATCTGCCGTTCAGGTTTTAGCATTGGGATTTATTGTGTTGATATTTTTAGGCGGAACTCTTCTATCCTTACCGATATTCTCACGTAGCGGCAATTCTACACCTTTTATCGACGCATTATTTACAGCTGTCTCTGCAGTATGTGTGACTGGCTTGACTACACTTAATACAGCCTTGCACTGGAATGCTTATGGGCAGTTAGTTATTATGGTATTGATTGAAATCGGCGGTTTGGGATTTATGACGATGCCTGTTCTGTTGTATTTTATTTTACGGAAAAAAATCACACTTAGTACACGTATTTTATTACGTGAAGCACTCAATCTGGATGATATGTCTGGAGCCTTCCGTCTGATGATGTATGTGGTTAAATTAGCAACAATCATTCAATTGGCTGGTGCAATTTTACTTTCAATCGAGTTTGTCCCTGAGTTTGGTTGGAAGAAAGGGCTCTTTTTTGGTCTTTTTCATTCTATATCCAGTTTTTGTAATGCTGGTTTTGATTTATTAGGCGACAGTTTAACTCCTTATCAGACAAATCCATTTGTTTTACTGGTTATAGGTGGTTTAATTATTTCTGGCGGACTAGGTTTTATTGTTTGGCAAGATTTACTACGCTTTAAAGCCAAACGAAAATTTTCTTTACACACAAAAATCGCATTGATCACTACACTTTCTTTATTAATCGGCGGCTTTATTATATTTTTTATCACAGAGCACAATGCAAGTACTCTGACTACAGGAACTAATTTTTTTGACCGACTGGCAAATACTTTCTTTATGTCAGTTACGCCAAGAACCGCAGGCTACTATTCAATTGATTATATGCAAATGACAAACGCTGGACTGATCACAACCATCTTCTTGATGTATATTGGTGGAACATCAGGATCTACCGCTGGTGGGCTCAAAACAACCACATTCGCCGTGTTAGTTATTCAAATCGTTTCGATTTTTAAGGGTCGGACACGTGCTGAGTTTCAGGGACGCACCATTCGAAACAGTACAGTGTTTCGAGCTTTAACGCTTTTTTTCATTACGTTAACATTATGTGTCCTATCGATTATGCTCTTAACAATCACTGAAAATATTCCTGAATCCTCTGGTATAGAATATGTCGCATTTGAAGTATTTTCTGCGTTTGGAACAGTCGGGCTAACAATGGGATTGACGCCTGACTTAACCGCTGTAGGAAAAGTTATCATTATGTTATTGATGTATATTGGACGAGTTGGTATTTATACAGTTGGGTTTTCACTACTCACGAAAGGGCAAAAACAACAAGCCAAATTCAAATATCCTGATGAAAGTGTCATGATTGGGTAAAATAAAATAAACATAAAAGCTTTTAGCATTTTATGTTTATTTTTTATTTTAAAAAATATTTATTATCCTTTATCACAAATGCTAAAATAAAAAATCCCACCCTCTATTGAAGGTGGGAAAAGGAGTTTTACTCTAAAGAGTAAAATGAAAAAATAAAAAGGGTTGTTGTTGGTATATATGTATAATACTATTTATTTAAATAAATATCAACTAATATCCCTCAATACAAAGTTATTTATTTACTTTTATAAATAATACTTTTTCCTTTTTACATAAAAAAGAAAAAATCCCACCTTCTTTCGAAGATGGGAAAAGGAGTTTTACTCTAAAAGAGTAAAATGAAAAAATAAAAAGGGTTGTTGTTGGTATATATGTATATTAAACTCAAATAAATAAAATATCAACTAATAACCCTTGAAAAAATTAATATGTTTCAAAAAAATAGAATGACAAATAAAAAAACGACTCAATATGAATTAAGTCGTTTCAGAAAAGTTCAATTAGTTTTTAACGATGTTTACTGCTTGTGGTCCACGTTGGCCTTCTTCGATATCAAATGATACGCTTTGACCTTCGTCTAAAGATTTAAATCCGTCACCTTGGATTGCTGAAAAGTGTGCGAACAAATCTGTTCCGTTATCTTGAGTAATAAAACCAAAACCTTTATCTGCGTTAAACCATTTCACTGTACCTGTATTCATAAATGTGTTCCTCCTAGTGCTCTTAGCACGATTAATTTTTGCAATACCTTTGTGATAAAAAAAGAGGAATTAAAACACCCTTACGAATGAAATGACCTATTAATTTAAATTACAATTATACTACATTTATTATTGTACAATGGAATGAAATGAAAGTATACTTATTTCTTCATTTATGAGAAAATACTCATTTTTATTAATAAAGCTATATTTTCCTATAAAAAAATGACTGAGTTTTGCTCTTAAAGACGCATCTCAGTCATAAGGATAGTTATTTGTTAAGGTATTGATTTTTCAGACTCAATCAGTGTACTATATAAAACTGGTTGATGCAATCTTATATTGATTTTTTCTTGTAATACTTATTTTGATTTAATCTTTTACTTAAATAAAAATTCTTCTAGACCTAAATGACAGCTTAACAGTTTCATTTACAGAACTAAAAATATTTCAAGCAAACTAGTCTTACGATGAGAAAAAAATCTTTAATCATCACTCAAAAGAGGAAATCTGATTGAAATCGAAAAGACTTGTTTGATTAACTCAGCTTCAATATGCCCGTTCATCTTCTCCACAAACTCTTTTACAATAAAAAGACCCAATCCAGTTGAATTCCCAGCTCTTGATTTATCTGACATATAAAATCTGTCGAAAATTTGGGACATATCCAGTTCACTTTCAGCGGTAACTTTATTTTGAATGCGGAAAAGCATCTGATCACGCTCCTTCGCCTGGCTAATTTTTATTTCTCCTTGCCCATGATCTAAACTATTTTTTATTAAATTAGAGAAAATTCGGGTCAAAGCAGCGCTGTTGGCTAAAATGTATAGTTGGCTTTCGCCAATTGAAATGTTTGGTTCGATCGCCTCGTTTGAAAATTGAAGATAAAAGGTAAAGATAGTATCCAATAACACTTGATTTATTTCTGTTTTTTGCAGCTCGATCTTATACGCATCATTTTCTAATTTAGAATATGTAAAAATCGTTTCTAATAATTCAGTTAACGTCTCAATTCTATTTTTGATGACTTCTGCATACTGTTGCCGCTTTTCGCTATCTTTACTTTTGATCAATAATTGAAAATAACCATCCAATGATGTTAACGGCGTCCGAATATCATGTGCTAGATTGGCAATCGAATCTTTCAACTGTTGTTCCTGTTTTTTGGTTGTCATTTTATTAGAACGCTGCTCAATCAACATCTGATTTAATAAGCTGAGTAATTCATTTAATTGCTTATCGCTAAACTGATTTGACAATAACAGGTTACTTTCATGTTGTTGAATAAAACGCATTTGTTGGTTGATGCTCTTGATCTGATGCCGGTATTGAACTACGTGCAACAGTAAGAAAATACATAGAAGCCCAACGGTGATCGTGCCTAAAAGCATTGCAAAACTCCCTTACTTTCTACTCAATATTAGTTGATATCGCTCTTTGTTTTGACGGTGATGCTATACGTCAACATTACTACAATAAATACAGCAGAGACCGTCATTCCACGGATAATACTTGTTATAGGAGAAGTCCCAGTAATACTTGGGACAATTCCAGTGACTGTGTAATTCATCAAATTAAACGTCTCGTTTCCAGTCAAACCATGGATAATGTTATTGATCATTTGATAGATATAGCTGAATCCACCGAAGGTTAGCAAAATACCTACCAGCATACTCACAATAGGCTGCTTGATCAAGGTAATTAGTCCCAATATGATTGTGGCAAATGCAATGTGAAAAACAAATTGCAGACTCATTTCCTTTACTAAATCAAAAACATTGCCTAGACTAACTGAATCAAAAATAATATTTCCCATAAAAAAGAAAACAAACAGACTGCCAATAAAAGAAAGCACTATGAATGAACATTGGCTAACAAATTTTGATAATACGAGTAACCCTCTACTTGTCACTTGTCCCGCAATGTTCTTAGTAAAACCGGATGCCTCTTCACGATTGATAAATAAGACGCTAAAAATCACACTCCCAATCAAGAATGAATTACTACTTGCCATAATTTTGAAAAGTGTTGCTAAATCTGTATAGCTTCTCAAACCATCCGTCTTTGTAGTAATTCCTATAGTAATCTCCACATCAGGCGTGCCGATTGACTCGCTCATAGAATACAAAATCATCCCTACAAAAGATAAAGTCCCCAGCAAAATAAGATAAGTACTTTTCGAGCGAAACATCCGATACAGATCCATCTTGATCACATTAATCACGGCTGTTCCCTCCAGTCAAACTTAAA
The Enterococcus silesiacus DNA segment above includes these coding regions:
- a CDS encoding ATP synthase subunit J; translated protein: MKKNKLAVKLKKQLSAVQVLALGFIVLIFLGGTLLSLPIFSRSGNSTPFIDALFTAVSAVCVTGLTTLNTALHWNAYGQLVIMVLIEIGGLGFMTMPVLLYFILRKKITLSTRILLREALNLDDMSGAFRLMMYVVKLATIIQLAGAILLSIEFVPEFGWKKGLFFGLFHSISSFCNAGFDLLGDSLTPYQTNPFVLLVIGGLIISGGLGFIVWQDLLRFKAKRKFSLHTKIALITTLSLLIGGFIIFFITEHNASTLTTGTNFFDRLANTFFMSVTPRTAGYYSIDYMQMTNAGLITTIFLMYIGGTSGSTAGGLKTTTFAVLVIQIVSIFKGRTRAEFQGRTIRNSTVFRALTLFFITLTLCVLSIMLLTITENIPESSGIEYVAFEVFSAFGTVGLTMGLTPDLTAVGKVIIMLLMYIGRVGIYTVGFSLLTKGQKQQAKFKYPDESVMIG
- a CDS encoding peptidase, whose translation is MMPFYAVFDPTYILVIAGLLISLAASAYVNSTFKKYDKIQSRNNVTGTKAAQYILEKEQINNVGVQQIAGDLTDNYNSGNKMLSLSEATAQSTSVAAIGVAAHECGHAVQDHTGYSPLKIRAAIVPVANFGSALSFPIILVGVLLSWNQTLINIGILAFSLALLFQLVTLPVEFNASRRALKILSDGNILTEEEVPMARKVLFAAALTYVAAALATFLQLLRLIILFGGNNRRD
- a CDS encoding antibiotic biosynthesis monooxygenase; the protein is MLKLIAEDYIKVEYISKVMPLYKELVEKTKNEPQCIAYDLFIDQTDPGHFIFIEEWPDEEALNNHVESEHFKRLVPQINQFIREENTFLRMKPFLSDV
- a CDS encoding cold-shock protein: MNTGTVKWFNADKGFGFITQDNGTDLFAHFSAIQGDGFKSLDEGQSVSFDIEEGQRGPQAVNIVKN
- a CDS encoding Fis family transcriptional regulator; translated protein: MTIEELIKLYPTGKVQQTKAGNNALSLPIAGSYFIIAKDSLKETEIRLLQQLFPEKKYPINQNKHPWFDYLFNQAAIDIEGTFRILQFQLKKPKEFLQTEWENSIKEIFPELCDFFFISENDGALIERYSKNHYALEELESIFLTLDADFDSSTVVFVGSFFPVNELLYKLFQEEQQIFKTEADTLRGKSTFSLTDVALHYFTKDAMEKSLIIQTFGKQLILTNEIQKIILSLWRNQGNISSAAKDLYMHRNTLHYRLEKFYEQTGLSLKRMDDLVFCYLLITK
- a CDS encoding PTS maltose transporter subunit IIBC, whose protein sequence is MGKFQEDAKKLLEDVGGKENIAAVSHCATRMRFVLNDPNKADTAAIEKIPSVKGTFTNAGQFQVIIGNEVPQFYNEFSAISGLEGVSKEQGKAAAKQNLNPVQRAISVLAEIFTPLIPALVIGGLILGFRNVLEGIPFGFLDGQKIVEVSQFWNGVNSFLWLIGEAIFQFLPVGITWSITKKMGTTQILGIVLGITLVSPQLLNAYSVASTAAADIPFWDFGFAQVNMIGYQAQVIPAMLAGFLLAYLEIFFRKVIPQAVSMIFVPLFALVPTVIAAHVILGPIGWTIGSWISDIVNAGLTSSLNWLFGAVFGFMYAPLVITGLHHMTNAIDLQLIADFHSTNLWPMIALSNIAQGSAVLAVVFMHRGNKEEEQVSIPAMISCYLGVTEPAMFGINLKYIYPFVAGMIGSACAGLFATLFDVKAISIGVGGLPGILSIVPQYYLPFFGAMLIAVIVPFILTYIFRTKGIFNKLDPVDEATGKLFVEEN
- a CDS encoding deaminase, which translates into the protein MSNLTIEEKEAFMLEAVNEAKKAEAIKEVPIGAIVVLDGKIIGRGHNLREQSQDATAHAEMFAIKQACATIENWRLERAQLFVTLEPCPMCSGAMILSRVNEVYYGAKDPKGGTAGTLMNLLKDERFNHVAYVESGILEQECGTLLSNFFRKLRDEKKVLKKQKKD